In Eleutherodactylus coqui strain aEleCoq1 chromosome 11, aEleCoq1.hap1, whole genome shotgun sequence, a single window of DNA contains:
- the RASSF7 gene encoding ras association domain-containing protein 7 isoform X1 codes for MELKVWVDGVQRVVCGVTEQTSCQDVVIALAQAIGQTGRYVLIQTLRDKERQLLPHERPLEFLSKSGQYANDVHFVLKRTGPSLTERPSSDSVPIPPERTFVRSSLPLNPRTHGTEVTRSKEPKKSLTFNLGPMSSSDILLKHRQKHQNGTTGKDSAHRKPTKEEIFKLVLQQQEQLKALEMQNGGLGKDIQTWERGRAGGPHEEDDEIAYLERLIRRNDAELAEEMFWVDELERERADEQKRQDKMRQLRATVEDYTLKIKELGERTEALEQEIQKETSKRLSGAPSAADIEDMAAKMRRELEAKALQSQELESNLSNVQRACEEARRNLEARNKELEELNKDLRQCNLQQFILQTGSTVTNGQVRLDEEAFSDQSSTQWEGQHGSRGRSDSLSRSTPNHLTGHPRTLQNTLLSTRNPEVLPSRDTSWT; via the exons ATGGAATTGAAAGTCTGGGTAGATGGGGTCCAAAGAGTCGTCTGTGGGGTAACAGAGCAGACCTCCTGCCAGGATGTGGTCATCGCCCTGGCCCAGGCCATAG GTCAGACAGGAAGATATGTGCTTATCCAGACTCTACGGGACAAGGAAAGGCAACTTCTACCTCATGAGAGACCTTTGGAATTCTTGTCCAAAAGTGGACAATACGCCAATGATGTCCATTTTGTATTAAAGCGTACTGGACCCAGTTTAACGGAACGCCCCTCTTCAGACAGTGTTCCTATCCCACCTGAAAGAACTTTTGTCAGGTCTAGTCTGCCTCTCAATCCTCGGACACATGGTACAGAAGTTACAAGGTCAAAAGAGCCTAAAAAATCTTTGACTTTTAATTTGGGACCTATGAGTTCAAGTGATATTTTGCTTAAGCATAGACAGAAACATCAGAATGGCACAACTGGTAAAGACTCTGCTCATAGAAAACCTACCAAAGAGGAAATCTTCAAGTTGGTGCTACAGCAACAAGAGCAACTCAAAGCACTGGAAATGCAAAATGGTGGTTtaggtaaggacattcaaacatgGGAAAGGGGCAGAGCTGGCGGACCtcatgaggaggacgatgagatcGCTTATCTGGAAAGACTTATCCGCCGAAATGATGCTGAGCTGGCAGAGGAGATGTTTTGGGTGGATGAACTCGAAAGAGAGAGGGCAGATGAGCAAAAAAGACAAGATAAAATGAGACAATTAAGGGCTACAGTGGAGGATTACACCCTTAAGATTAAAGAGTTGGGTGAAAGGACTGAAGCCTTAGAGCAAGAAATCCAGAAGGAGACCTCAAAAAGACTTTCAGGGGCACCCAGTGCTGCTGATATCGAGGATATGGCGGCAAAAATGAGAAGGGAATTGGAAGCCAAGGCCTTACAGAGCCAAGAACTAGAAAGTAATCTGTCTAATGTGCAAAGGGCTTGTGAGGAGGCCAGAAGAAACCTAGAG GCAAGAAATAAAGAGCTAGAGGAGCTTAATAAGGACCTCAGACAGTGCAACCTGCAACAGTTCATCCTACAAACTGGTTCTACAGTTACCAATGGCCAAGTACGACTAGATGAGGAGGCGTTTTCTGATCAAAGTAGCACACAATGGGAAGGCCAACACGGAAGCCGAG gACGCTCAGATTCTCTTTCACGATCCACCCCCAATCATCTAACAGGTCATCCGCGTACGCTGCAGAACACGCTCCTCTCTACCCGGAACCCGGAGG TTTTACCCTCACGGGACACCTCATGGACTTGA
- the RASSF7 gene encoding ras association domain-containing protein 7 isoform X2, with the protein MELKVWVDGVQRVVCGVTEQTSCQDVVIALAQAIGQTGRYVLIQTLRDKERQLLPHERPLEFLSKSGQYANDVHFVLKRTGPSLTERPSSDSVPIPPERTFVRSSLPLNPRTHGTEVTRSKEPKKSLTFNLGPMSSSDILLKHRQKHQNGTTGKDSAHRKPTKEEIFKLVLQQQEQLKALEMQNGGLGKDIQTWERGRAGGPHEEDDEIAYLERLIRRNDAELAEEMFWVDELERERADEQKRQDKMRQLRATVEDYTLKIKELGERTEALEQEIQKETSKRLSGAPSAADIEDMAAKMRRELEAKALQSQELESNLSNVQRACEEARRNLEARNKELEELNKDLRQCNLQQFILQTGSTVTNGQVRLDEEAFSDQSSTQWEGQHGSRGRSDSLSRSTPNHLTGHPRTLQNTLLSTRNPEGVYV; encoded by the exons ATGGAATTGAAAGTCTGGGTAGATGGGGTCCAAAGAGTCGTCTGTGGGGTAACAGAGCAGACCTCCTGCCAGGATGTGGTCATCGCCCTGGCCCAGGCCATAG GTCAGACAGGAAGATATGTGCTTATCCAGACTCTACGGGACAAGGAAAGGCAACTTCTACCTCATGAGAGACCTTTGGAATTCTTGTCCAAAAGTGGACAATACGCCAATGATGTCCATTTTGTATTAAAGCGTACTGGACCCAGTTTAACGGAACGCCCCTCTTCAGACAGTGTTCCTATCCCACCTGAAAGAACTTTTGTCAGGTCTAGTCTGCCTCTCAATCCTCGGACACATGGTACAGAAGTTACAAGGTCAAAAGAGCCTAAAAAATCTTTGACTTTTAATTTGGGACCTATGAGTTCAAGTGATATTTTGCTTAAGCATAGACAGAAACATCAGAATGGCACAACTGGTAAAGACTCTGCTCATAGAAAACCTACCAAAGAGGAAATCTTCAAGTTGGTGCTACAGCAACAAGAGCAACTCAAAGCACTGGAAATGCAAAATGGTGGTTtaggtaaggacattcaaacatgGGAAAGGGGCAGAGCTGGCGGACCtcatgaggaggacgatgagatcGCTTATCTGGAAAGACTTATCCGCCGAAATGATGCTGAGCTGGCAGAGGAGATGTTTTGGGTGGATGAACTCGAAAGAGAGAGGGCAGATGAGCAAAAAAGACAAGATAAAATGAGACAATTAAGGGCTACAGTGGAGGATTACACCCTTAAGATTAAAGAGTTGGGTGAAAGGACTGAAGCCTTAGAGCAAGAAATCCAGAAGGAGACCTCAAAAAGACTTTCAGGGGCACCCAGTGCTGCTGATATCGAGGATATGGCGGCAAAAATGAGAAGGGAATTGGAAGCCAAGGCCTTACAGAGCCAAGAACTAGAAAGTAATCTGTCTAATGTGCAAAGGGCTTGTGAGGAGGCCAGAAGAAACCTAGAG GCAAGAAATAAAGAGCTAGAGGAGCTTAATAAGGACCTCAGACAGTGCAACCTGCAACAGTTCATCCTACAAACTGGTTCTACAGTTACCAATGGCCAAGTACGACTAGATGAGGAGGCGTTTTCTGATCAAAGTAGCACACAATGGGAAGGCCAACACGGAAGCCGAG gACGCTCAGATTCTCTTTCACGATCCACCCCCAATCATCTAACAGGTCATCCGCGTACGCTGCAGAACACGCTCCTCTCTACCCGGAACCCGGAGGGTGTGTATGTGTGA